The Gloeocapsa sp. DLM2.Bin57 DNA segment TTTGTGGCTAGTTGTGGTGGTGTTACTATTTCAACCCTTAAAACTTATATACAGAATCAAGATGAAATAAAATAAGGACGCGATTCATCTCACGCTTATTTGAGAAAATAAAGCTTGAGGCTTCTCGCGGTTAAGCTAAGTAAATCAGTTTAATTAAACGTAAAATGTCAAGCGCTAGTGAAGCTTGTGGGCATTCACGCTTCGCCTTAAAAAGGCGCGGGTTCCAACCAGCGAAGGGCAGTTCAGCAGTCAGGCTCTGGGTAGCAACCGCAAGGTCTCTATAACTATTAGAGAGTCAATTATATTAACGTTTATTTAGACCTACCT contains these protein-coding regions:
- a CDS encoding IS200/IS605 family transposase, which codes for FVASCGGVTISTLKTYIQNQDEIK